One window from the genome of Cryptomeria japonica chromosome 6, Sugi_1.0, whole genome shotgun sequence encodes:
- the LOC131061579 gene encoding uncharacterized protein LOC131061579 gives MNNKMRPKMGSQPAANFIGGGLPVCLSGIGIHSRLQPSNRYPRLHHRHEATRRWPYSRQNSITDCEVHHVEAALGQRLREISLSENFVQGGPRHALSLQMADLDRRREAIRKRRTNHGVTNLMQDQRSVLDQRNDNRMNTVIRVVMQLPSFQHEFDRELMCHGCAKAA, from the exons ATGAATAATAAAATGCGGCCAAAGATGGGATCACAGCCGGCTGCTAATTTCATCGGCGGGGGACTTCCCGTTTGCCTCTCAGGAATTGGAATCCACTCCCGG CTACAACCTTCCAACCGCTATCCTCGGCTTCACCATCGCCATGAAGCAACCAGGAGGTGGCCGTACTCCAGACAAAATTCCATCACCGACTGTGAGGTGCATCACGTTGAAGCAGCTCTCGGTCAAAG GCTGCGAGAGATTTCGCTGAGCGAGAATTTCGTTCAAGGAGGGCCTCGCCACGCATTGTCTTTACA AATGGCTGATCTTGATCGGAGAAGAGAAGCAATCAGAAAGCGCCGAACTAATCACGGAGTAACTAACTTAATGCAAGATCAAAGGTCAGTTTTAGACCAAAGAAATGACAATCGTATGAATACGGTCATACGTGTAGTAATGCAGCTTCCATCTTTTCAGCACGAATTTGACAGGGAGTTGATGTGTCACGGATGTGCAAAAGCAGCTTAA